The nucleotide sequence CAATCCCCCGTGGGGGTTAACCTGAGCGGGCTGAGCTACTGGACCACCGCCTGGCCCTTTGTGGATGTGTTTAAGATTAATGGTGGCTGGATTTCCCAGCGAGAAGGGGCGAGCTGGGGGAAGGGAGGAAAGTTGAATTTAACTCCAGAGGGATGGGTGCAATCCCTGGAACCCGGTCAATATGCGGAAGCTTTGATTTTCTACGACAACGGCGGACATTTCCCTGGGGGCAATTACACGATTCTGTATGACGGCGAAGGGCGGATAGAAATTGCAGGTGATCAGGTTGTCAGTCGATCGCCCGGTCGTATGGTTGTCAATGTCAAACCCGATGCCGATGGAATCCGGTTTCAGCTTCATGAAACCAATCCCACCAACCCGGTTCGCAATATTCGGGTGATTATGCCAGGGTTTGAGAATACCTACCAGACCCAACCCTTCCATCCCCTGTTTCTGGAGCGGTTGTCAAAGTTTCGGGTAATCCGGTTCATGGACTGGATGGAGACGAATGGTTCGCCTGTGGTCCACTGGTCAGACCGCACCACTCCCAACGCACCCACCCAGACCGGGAATAAAGGGGTTGCCCTGGAATACATGATCCAGCTTGCCAATGCCCTCAAGGCAGATCCGTGGTTTTGTATTCCCCACCAGGCAACGGATGACTATGTGCGCCAGTTTGCCACGATGGTGCGCGATCGCCTTGACCCCAGCCTGAAAGTCCGAATTGAATACTCCAACGAGGTCTGGAACTATGCCGGTCCCTTCACCCAGACCGAATACGCCCAGAAGAAAGGGCTGGAACTGGGTCTGACCAGTAATCAGTGGGATGCCACAATTTTCTACTACTCCCAGCGCTCTGTGGAAATCTTCAAAATTTTTGAACAGGTCTTTGGTGGCAACGATCGCCTGGTGCGGATTCTGGCCTCCCAAACCGCTAACCTGGACTGGGGTGAAAAAGTCCTCTCCTGGAAGAATGCCTATAAACACGCAGACGAGTATGCCATTGCTGCCTACTTTGGGGTAGAAGACTATAACAAACCGCCCAAAGTCGATCAGTTGCTTACCATGAAACCCGACCAGATCATTGACCAGATCATGCTGCCCGAAATTCGCACCACAATTAAAGCGGCGATCGTCGCTAACCATCAACTGGCTCAGAAATACGGGGTCAGGCTAACCGCCTATGAAGGTGGCAATTCTCTCACGGCTGATAAGGTTCCCGGCGACAAAGAACCCCCACTCACTGCCCTATTCACCCAACTCAGCCGCCATCCCCGAATGAGAGATGTGTATAAGGAGTTCCTGCAACAGTGGAAGCAGATTGGGGGCGGGTTGTTTAATCAATACAACGACATCAATCGCCCTGAAAAGTGGGGACAGTGGGGGCTGTTAGAATACCAGAACCAGCCCCTCGACATGGCTCCTGAATATCAGGGAGTCATGGATTTCATTGATGCCAACCCCACACCTGACCTGTAGGACAGGAGAAGTCAGGGCAAGTTCTCCAACTAACGAGTAACCTTTGCCCACACAGCCTCAAAGTTCGAATCAAGTTGACGCCGCTTTAGCTCTTGAACTGTCAGCTTTGAGTTTCTGGCAATTACTCCAGTGATGTTACCTTGTCGTCCACCAATATCACGCAGATTAATTGCGGTATCTGCCTCGATAGTGGTGCCAACGTTGGGAAGGGTAGTTGCTTTAATTGTTCTGTCATCAGCCAGAGTGCTTGTACCTGTTGGCACTTTACCCAGATAAACCCACCCGCTAATAGTAGGGCGTTCAGCCGTCAGTTGCTGCAAAAGTTTGACTTCTGTTTCGGTGCGGTTTGCCTTATCCGTCTGATCTTGAGTCGCCGCTTCTCTCGATTGAGCGGTAAGACGTTTTTGCAGTTTGGCTTCAATATCTCTCTTAAAGCCACCAGAGGCAGAAGCGTCACCCAAAATCAGATCAGCGATGGTCTGGCGCAAGGCTTCATTATCACTGACAATTGCCACGGTAAAAAGAATCGATTTGTCTGATTCTTCCCTCGCTAAGGAGTATAAGCTGGCCAGGGCAATTTTAGCTTTAGCAGAGTTTTTGTCAGTCAGATTTGGTAACTGATCCTGGATTCGTCTTGCAAATTCCTGGACTCGTCTGGTTTCCTGATCAATTTCCTGTAATCGGTTAGAGGTATGTTGGGCACTTGTAGCGGCCTGGTAAGACTGCCAGGAGGTAAAGATTCCGAATAAGGAAACAAGAATCGCAGTAATAATTTGTAATTTTTGCAGGGGGAATCGTCCATCTACTGGTTTGTGTGGTTCTGATTCGCGATCGCTATTCATGGGACAGATAGGTTTGAAACATGAAATTTTGGAAATTTTGCTCAAATCAGGTTGAGTTACATAACCTACTTCAAGTATCCCTCTTCTGTCACTTCTGCTGTGTTTATGTCCCGAATGTTCCACCCAGATTCAAGTCATTCGTCCTTCCCTATCTCCTGTCTCCTGTCCCCTGTCGCTTGCTACAGTCATCAAAAAGTAGGGCAGGCAGATTGCCTACCCTACTGCGCGGAGAATCATGGAATGACTACCGCCGTGTCATCTTACAGGGGCACTATCTACAGGGTTACATTGTTGTTCACTGTCAGCGTCAGATCGGTTTGCGGATTGATCACAACCACCTCTTCGCCTGTGCTGCTCCGGTCCAGTGCTCCCCCAACGGCGGCCCCTAATGCCGCCCCTGTGAGGGCTTCCTTGGGAGTAATGGTGCGATCGCCCGTAATCCCGGCGGCCCCGGCACCCAGTGCCGCACCAATCGCGGCATCCCGGAGTGTCTTGCCAATGTTTCGTCCCTGGCTGGCGGCGGCTGCACCGGCAACCGCTCCACCCAGCAACACATTACCGCCCGTAATCTGCCGGTTGCCCGTGACACCGCCAATGATGGCCGCTGCACTGGAACCCACCGCCGCCGTACCCAGAATTCGAGCGATGTTGGGGTCACGGACATTCCGACGGGTTGTGATGATTCCAGAGGTTGCATTCATGGCGTACTGGCGTCCGTTAATTACAACAGCACTGGCAACAAACTGAGAGCCACCACCCACGGGCACCAGTTGCCCAATCACCTGGCTACCGGCCGGGATTGCCACCACTCCCTGGGAGTTCCGAATATCGGAGGCAACTGTCAGCGTTAGATTGACGGCTTCATCGGGTGCAACAATGATTTGTTCGGCAGCCGTATAGTTCACAGGAATCCGGGTGCCAGCGGTAATCACTGCCTGTTGAGCAACCGTGGCTCCAGCCACATACTGGCTAGAAATCACAGACGAAATTTGTCCGGTTTGGGTCAATGCCTGGCACAGGAAGGCAGAAACTTCTGCACGGCTGGCAAGCTGGTTAGGATTCAGATACCGAACGTCGGGGTAGTTGACCACGAGACGCCGCTCGGTTGCCGCCGCGATGCCAGTTTCTGCATAGCCTGGAATGGCAGCGGCATCAGCAAAGTAATTGGTCAGCGTTGCATTCACAGGTTGGGTGGGAGAATAATTCAACCCGCTTGCCAGGGATACCAGAACTTGAGCACGGGGAATATTTTGGGACGGATTGAATACGTTACCGGGATAGCCTGAGAGGAACCCGGTTTGGGAAGCGTAGGAAATAGCATTGTAGGCCCAGAAACTGGAGGGCACATCCACAAATTGAGTGGCTCCACGAACACGAGCTGCATTGGGAAATGCCTTTCCAACCATAGCAGCAAATTCAGCACGGGTCACCGGGTTATTGGGACGGAATGACCCATCGGGATAGCCGCTAATGATTCCTCTTTCTGTCAATTCAACAATACAGGTTTGTGCCCAGCTACCCCGCACATCAGAGAAGACCTGTGCCATTGCACGGGGAGCCATTGCCAGGGGGGCAAAAGAACTGGTTACGATTCCCAGGGCAACCGCTACGGCGGTTGTAGACTTCTGATTCATTGCTTTAGCCATCTTTCTGCTCATTAACAAACGGTTGTTATTCCTATGGATTGCCTGGACCTCAAAAGAGTTCCTGGGCGGTCCTGGAATCTGCTGAAGAGGTTTGAACTTAAAGAATTCAATAATTTTTCCCTGACCTGGGAACTTCCAGAGGGAAGGATGAGGCCGAAAACCTTAGAGTTCACCACAGAGACACAGAGAACACAGAGTTATTCCTCTGTGCCTTGGTGGTGAAGTTTCAGGTTATACAATCCTTATTCATTCTTAAGTGGGGGATCAGGGGAATGGGGGCAACGCGGCATGGCACACCCCATCGCTTTGCTACTTCACAGCGGTCGGGCTTTGCTCCGCCTGCAAAACAGGCTGGGCATTCCCCCCCAGTTTGGGATAGGCGATCCGCTGGTGGTTGAATTGTTGCCAGACTTCGACAAAGACAGTCGCAATTTTGGACATGTCCTCACGGGTCAACCCAGAGTTGATCAATTGGTTGTCCTGCCAGCGGGCACGCAGGATTTTGTTGATCATGGCCAGTGCTTCGTCGTAGGTGGCTTCCTTGAGCGATCGCAACGCGGCTTCACAGGAATCTGCCAGCATCACAATTCCGGTCTCTCGCGTCTGGGGAATGGGACCGTCGTAGCGGAAATCAGACTCGCATACTTCGGGCAGGGTGCCATCCGGGTTGGGGGTTTGCTTTGCCCGCTGTTGCGCCTGGTGGTAGAAGTAGGCAATCAACATTGTGCCCTGGTGCTCCGGGATAAATGCCTGGACGGCTTTGGGTAGACGGCACTTACGCGCCATGACTAACCCTTCAGTGACATGCTTTTTGATAATCTCGGCACTCTTGTAGGGGTCGTCAATCAGGTCATGCTTGTTAGGTCCCCCCATCTGATTTTCAATGAAGCCCAGTGGATCGTGCATTTTGCCAATGTCATGATACAGAGTCCCCGTCCGCACCAGTTCCACGTTGCAGCCTAGGGCGCGGGCGGCGGCTTCTGCCAGCGTGGCAACAAACAAGGTGTGCTGGAAGGTACCGGGTGTTTTGGCGGCAAGCTGTTTCAACAAGTAGCAGTTGGGGTTTGCCAGTTCCACCAGGCGAATGGTGGTCACCAGGTCAAACACCTGTTCCAGATAGGGGCTGACGCCGATCGCCACAATGCACCAGGCAAGCCCAATCAAAGCGTGGAGTGCGGCTGAACCCAGCAGGGTATACCAGACCATCCCGGAGGCAACATTCAGCACCAGATAGAGGGAGCCTTGCAGTAAGCCGACGCCAATGCCCAGGAGAGCCAGTTCTTCCCGCGATCGCAACCGTCCGGCCATCCATCCTCCCAGGAGACCCGCTCCAGTGCTGGAGAGTAACTGGCTCCAGGGAAGCTGTAAGCCAAAGGGAAGCAACACTGCCAGCAACCCGGTCACCGCAATGCCAATTGGTGAACCATAAAAACTGCCCACCAACAGCCCAATCGCTGGCAGGTTAGTAGACGGTACCTGAAGGACAATTACTAAAGGGGCGCTCAAACTTAAAAGCCAGACCAGGACGCGATCGCGCCGCCGCATTGTGGGATGAAACCTGCGTTCAATAAACCAGAAAGCAACAACGGCACCACTCACCAGAATCCCAAACCCAATCAGCCCCACCCAGTCAATCCCCCGCCGACTCAGCCCAAACTCATCCAGGAGCGCAAACTTAGCCGTTGTGATTTCCTCACCAGCCCGAACAATAATTTCGCCCTCTCGAATCGAAATCATTTCTGGCTCAACCAACTGGGCGGCGTGTTCTGCCCGCAGACGGGTTTGTTCCTCATCGTGTACCAGATTAGGCTGCAAAGATAATAGCAGCACCTTGACTGAGAGGCTTTCCGTTCCTGGAGGAACAAAGCCTTTGACATGAAGCCGGACCGCATTTTCTAAGATGGCTTCCGTCAGTCCTGGAGGAATGCCCTGAGCAACGATCCGTTCTACCAACTGGGGAAGTCTGGCTTTAACCTGCTGCCAGTCAGCCGCGCTGATGTCCAGTAGCGTTTTGTCATAGACGGTTTTTTCGTCAGGGGAACCTGGAGTCAGCAGGGTGAGGGTGGAGGCGTACTGAGAACGGGCCTGACTGATTGTTTCCAGCAGGGCAATATAGTTCCGGGAATCCGGCGTGCGGGGTTGTGCCAGCAGTTCCGTCGCAGCCCGTCGCTGGGTATCATTAGACAGATCGGATAGTTTGGTTCGGGTCCGGGTCGAAGCGCCCAGAAAGGAACCAGTAGGGTCAACCACATTCAGCAGTGTTTGCCACTCTTCTTCGCTGGTTTGCCGGAGGTAAGTCTGGGTACCCACCGATAAAGTAGCGGTTTTTGTAAACGGGAAAGGACCTGCCAGCCGCCTCAATTCATCACCCTGGTCCAGGTGCCGCTGGAGATTGTCCCGGATCTGCTGAGTTGCGCCCTGATCCAGAGCCAGGACTGAAATTGAGCTTTTACGGGCGGCTCTCTGTTTTTCTTCCGTGGCTCGCCTGTCTTCTACGGTTGCCGTCCTGGGGGCATAAATGGTCTGAGGAGCGGCTCTGCCGGTGTCCAGTTTGGGGGCATTATAAAACCGATGGCCGATCGCACTGGTCAGCGTTGCGATTGCCAGGGCCGAAATCAGATAGGAACGGGTAGCTTTACTGGACCTGGTTTTGGGCTGCAATCGCCCTACCAGATTTGCTACGCTTGTAGAAACCTTCCTGGCATAACTCAGGTCGGGTAGCTCAAACCGTTGCACCAGTGGCTGGAACCGTTTCATAGTGACCTACGATCGCACTGTTGACTGAAAAGGAATTGAAATTTGACAACGATCAAAACTACCCACCCGGCCCTTTCTATTATATGGAGCTGTTTTCAGTCAGCAGTGCGTTGAGAAACCTTTACACAACCGATAACGTTTGATGGGTCTTTGAGACCTTAACGCAGGCGGATCACACCTGGGGCTGCGATCGCGGGAATGCCTGCTCCAGAAGAAGCGTCCAGTCCATAGACTCCCGACCACACCCAGAACAGTTGGGTTGCCAGTTGTTTAATCTGATCACCCGTTACTCCCCAATTCAACATGGTTGAAGCCTCTGTTTTGACTAACCGCCACACCAGCGGTAACCCGGCAATACTACTATAGGCACCCGCTAAGGCACCAGTCAGTCCACACACAATCTGGGGGGAAACCCCCGTCCGCCCCGCCCGCAACAGGGCAAGCCGAAAATCATCCGGTGTACTGAGAAAGCAATAGAGTGCCAGACAGAGGGCACCTGTAGTCGTTGAATAGACGCTGGCTGAAGCAGGTCTGGCTGTCTGAAACTGGAGAGTTGCGGTTCGCAGCGAAGCGCCCGATTGCAGGAAGGTTTGCACCTGTTCCAGCGCACTCACAAAACCAGACTGAAAATCCTGTGGTTTGCCATGCTGCCGTATTTGATCCACCAGTTTGGGGAGCAGGTTGAATGGGGTCATTGGCTCTTTCAGGATAGATATCAGAGCCTGGCTCACGATCCACACCGCTTCAATTTCAGTCGGGTCAATTCGCCATTGTCTGGCTATCTGGCTGAGAACTTGCTGCAACCGCAGCGGGTTGTCATGGAGAAAGAGGACGATTGGTAGGGCCGCGATCGCCAGTTCTGCCCCACTCACGGGTTGATCGCCGCCTGTAGTAGTTTCCTGTTCACGCCCAGGGCTACCCGCCAGTTCCGTGGGCGGGTCCAACTCCAGCTCGCGCCAATTGCCATACTGCACCAATGCCTCTGCCCATCGAACAGCCACTTTTCCCCAGGTAAAAGGAGCTTGCCGGGTTTGAGTCAGTATCCGGTTTTCGTCAACTGGCTGCCATCCTGACCAATCAGACTGATCAGTCTGATTGGTCTGAACATCCGTTGCCCAGTCATTCAGAAGCGGGGGTGTCTTCTGCGATTGCCATGCCTGGCGGCAGGCACCAAACTCCTCACCGAGTGCTGCCCCTAACAGGACTCCTTGAAAGCAACTCAACAGCGAGTAGCGCATGGGTTCATTACTGGTAATCGTGACCTCTATCCTAACTGAGGATGGGAGCAGGCAATGGGGATAGGGGGGATATCTGCTGATAAACCAGACAAAACTTAAGAAATTCTATCGTTGAGTTTGGCTCTCCATCACTTATAGTAGCTTTACAGCAAATTCTATAGAATAATCCGCTATACCTGGGGTGGGGGATGGCTAAAGTTGTTAAGCGAAAGCGGAACACAGGTTGGTCGGTTGAAGGTTGGTATTCTTTTAAGGCACCTGAGTCTGAGATGCTTGTAGCGATCCTTAAATGGGCTTTGCTACACTCGGTACCCAATACCCGGAATTGTGGTTGACCGATTTGGAGGTGGCTGTAAGTCTAAGATGCCTGAATTAAGTCTAAGATGCCTGAATTATTAAAAGCCTATCCGAAAGCTTCCTGGGCCTGGTACCTGGTTTAGTTGTTTGTGGCTTTTCGGACCGGCTGTAAGTCTGATTAGTCTGTTCTGATTAGTCTGTAATGTTGCTTCAGGATTCCTAAAATGTCTGGTTATTTCAAGCCTGGTTATCTCAAGCTATCCGTGCGATCGCTCCGCCAGGGGGCTGCCATCAGTTTCACTGTGGTAATGCTGGCTTCAACCACTGGCTTTGCCCAGGAGTCTGGCTTTCCAATTCCTGGTCAGACATCGGCTGTCCCAACAACAGGAACTGTTAACCGTCCTATCCTCCGGTCTGGTAGCAAAGGCAACGAGGTGAGTGAGTTGCAGGCAGCGCTCAAGCTGTTGGGGTTCTATAGCGGTGGTGTGGATGGGGTGTATGGGCAAACCACCGTTGATGCCGTTTTTTCCTTTCAGCAGGCAGCCGGTTTAGACGCGGATGGTATTGTTGGTCCGGCAACCTGGGGCACTCTTTTCCCAAAAAGTCCACCTGAGGTAGCCCCCCTCTCTGCTACCCAAACAGCGTCAACCCTCCCCGCCGGTACTGGGGCCACCCCACCTGCCACCAGGCCCTCAACCTCCTCTCCATCCAGTCCTGCGGCTACGGCAGCGGTTCGCCAATCCGGTGGCACAGAGGGAACGGCTACTGCCCAACCGACAACAGAACTGGCTTTTCCAGTGCTGCGAGTGGGAATGCGGGGTCCGGCGGTGGTTGGCCTGCAAAACCGGCTCAGGGCGATCGGGGTGTTCAAAGGGGGAGCCGATGGTGTCTTTGGTCCCGAAACTCAAGAAGCCGTTCGAGCTGCTCAGCGCAAGTTTAAGCTTGAAGTTGATGGTGTGGTTGGTCCAGCCACATGGAAGGAATTATTGCAATAAAGACGGGTGATCTCTGGATGACTTATTATCGAGAAAACAGGTATTTTTAGCTACTGAACCCAGATCTGGCAGGGAACAATCTGGTGCAGGTTGCTGAAAATAACCCGCCAGTTTTGTTCGAACTACAAAGACACAAAGCTCATTAAGAAACTTTGTGTCTCTTTGTGCCTTTGTGGTAAAAAACTTCTGCCGCAATACACCAGTCTCATTCTGCCAAAAGCCTGTCAGTCATCTGTAGGGAATGCTATGACCAGTAAAAGCCGGAAGTCTGAATCAGGTGCCACGCTGATGCAGGGCGACATCCTGAATCGGATGACCAATCGTATTCGCAGGTCCCTGGAACTTCAGGAGATTCTTACGGCTACGGTGGCAGAGGTGAGGTCGTTTTTGGGGACCGACCGGGTTAAGATTTACCGATTTGAACCCGATGGCTCAGGTCAGGTCATCGCTGAATCAATTCGTGACCATCGCCTGCCTCCGCTGCTCAATTTGCGCTTCCCATCAGGTGATATCCCGCCCCATGCCAGGGAGATGTTTATCAAGGCCCGTCAGCGGGTCATTGTGGATATTCCAGGCCAGGTGGCTACCCTGAGTCGGCTTGAAAATCCCCTGACCACAGCCGACCTGACGGTGGAAGCAGTCAACCAGTTAGCCCTTGAAGAGATTTTGCAGCGACCAGTCGATCCCTGCCATGTGGAATATCTGAAGGCAATGGGGGTTCAATCTTCACTGGTGGTTCCCATTCTGCACCATCAGGAGCTATGGGGGTTGCTGGTTTCTCACCATGCTCAACCCAAACGATTTTCGAAGCAAAAGTTGCAGATGGTTCAGTGGGTAGCGGATCAGGTGTCGATCGCGATCGCCCAATCGATCCTGCTACACAATGCCCGCGAACGTGCCCGTCGAGAAGCTTTGATTAATCAAATCACGACGCTGCTGCACGCGCCATTATCGATGAATGCTATTCTCCAATTCGTTTTGGAAGCTGTGGTCGGGGCGGTGCAGGGTTCCTCCGGTCGGCTTTACCTGCTGGATCTGGAGTCTTCTATTCCCCCCCAACTCTGCACCTGTGGCAGGCAGCCTGAGGTATTAGCCGATCAGACCCTGTTGGAGGAAACCCGTTTCTGGCAGGATTTGATGAACCAGGAAAAGAGTCCTTCCCAATGGGTGCAGGAACCTTTCACAACTTGGGAATTGCCGCTTAAACCAGAGATAAACCAGGAACTCTCGTCTTTGCAAGGGTCCTATCGATTCAATCCGCTGGCCGTCTCCGATATTTATCAGGAACCCCGGTTAGCAGAGGTGTTACCGGCTTTTCACGCCACTCCCATTCGTAGTCTTCTGGTCATGCCATTGAAATATGGAGACGATCCCCTGGGCTATCTCACGATTTTTCGGGATGAGGTAGATACCGATATTCTCTGGGCAGGCAGGTTTGATCCGGATGAACGCAACGATCGCCCACGGCAGTCTTTCGAGGTTTGGAGGGAATTAAAAAGAGGACAGGCTCAGCAGTGGTTGCCGGAAGAACTTGACCTGGTGCGATCGCTCGGCACCCATCTCACAATGGCAGTCATGCAGAATCGCCTTTACCAGTGTGAGCGGGAACACCGCCTGCTGGTCGAAATGCGTAACCAGGAACTCAACACTGCCCGGACAGCGGCTGAAGAAGCCAGCCAGCTCAAATCAGATTTTCTGTCATCCACCAGTCATGAACTGCGAACCCCCCTGGCCTCCACCCTCAACTACCTGAAACTCTTAAAAGAAGGTTTCTACGACAACCCTGAAGAGCTTCAGGAATATATTGATGTCGCTTACCACTCGGCAGAAAACCTGGTTGCTATCATTAACGATGTCCTCGACATCGCTAAAATCGAAGCTGGGCGAATGCCCGTACACCTGGAATCTGTGAATTTGCGGGAAATGTTGCGGGAACAGGAAATTTTATTTAAGCCAGAAAGTCAGCAAAAAGGGATTCCTTTAATCATTGACTGTCAGGTGGAGCAGGTACAGGCTGATGCCATTAAGCTGAGGCAGGTTCTCACCAATTTATTAGCCAATGCCTTTAAGTTCACAGACACCGGCGAAATCCATGTCCGGGCTGTACAACGGAGCCAGGACAGGTATGGCCACCTGCCGCCAGTGGTTGAAATTTCTGTCATCGATACCGGCATTGGCATTGATAGTAACCGGGGCGATCTCCTGTTTGAACCGTTTGTCCAGGCAGATGGTTCCATCAAACGCCGCTACGGGGGAACTGGATTGGGCTTAACAGTTTGTAAGCG is from Leptothermofonsia sichuanensis E412 and encodes:
- a CDS encoding S-layer homology domain-containing protein; translation: MAKAMNQKSTTAVAVALGIVTSSFAPLAMAPRAMAQVFSDVRGSWAQTCIVELTERGIISGYPDGSFRPNNPVTRAEFAAMVGKAFPNAARVRGATQFVDVPSSFWAYNAISYASQTGFLSGYPGNVFNPSQNIPRAQVLVSLASGLNYSPTQPVNATLTNYFADAAAIPGYAETGIAAATERRLVVNYPDVRYLNPNQLASRAEVSAFLCQALTQTGQISSVISSQYVAGATVAQQAVITAGTRIPVNYTAAEQIIVAPDEAVNLTLTVASDIRNSQGVVAIPAGSQVIGQLVPVGGGSQFVASAVVINGRQYAMNATSGIITTRRNVRDPNIARILGTAAVGSSAAAIIGGVTGNRQITGGNVLLGGAVAGAAAASQGRNIGKTLRDAAIGAALGAGAAGITGDRTITPKEALTGAALGAAVGGALDRSSTGEEVVVINPQTDLTLTVNNNVTL
- a CDS encoding HD family phosphohydrolase yields the protein MKRFQPLVQRFELPDLSYARKVSTSVANLVGRLQPKTRSSKATRSYLISALAIATLTSAIGHRFYNAPKLDTGRAAPQTIYAPRTATVEDRRATEEKQRAARKSSISVLALDQGATQQIRDNLQRHLDQGDELRRLAGPFPFTKTATLSVGTQTYLRQTSEEEWQTLLNVVDPTGSFLGASTRTRTKLSDLSNDTQRRAATELLAQPRTPDSRNYIALLETISQARSQYASTLTLLTPGSPDEKTVYDKTLLDISAADWQQVKARLPQLVERIVAQGIPPGLTEAILENAVRLHVKGFVPPGTESLSVKVLLLSLQPNLVHDEEQTRLRAEHAAQLVEPEMISIREGEIIVRAGEEITTAKFALLDEFGLSRRGIDWVGLIGFGILVSGAVVAFWFIERRFHPTMRRRDRVLVWLLSLSAPLVIVLQVPSTNLPAIGLLVGSFYGSPIGIAVTGLLAVLLPFGLQLPWSQLLSSTGAGLLGGWMAGRLRSREELALLGIGVGLLQGSLYLVLNVASGMVWYTLLGSAALHALIGLAWCIVAIGVSPYLEQVFDLVTTIRLVELANPNCYLLKQLAAKTPGTFQHTLFVATLAEAAARALGCNVELVRTGTLYHDIGKMHDPLGFIENQMGGPNKHDLIDDPYKSAEIIKKHVTEGLVMARKCRLPKAVQAFIPEHQGTMLIAYFYHQAQQRAKQTPNPDGTLPEVCESDFRYDGPIPQTRETGIVMLADSCEAALRSLKEATYDEALAMINKILRARWQDNQLINSGLTREDMSKIATVFVEVWQQFNHQRIAYPKLGGNAQPVLQAEQSPTAVK
- a CDS encoding ADP-ribosylglycohydrolase family protein, translated to MRYSLLSCFQGVLLGAALGEEFGACRQAWQSQKTPPLLNDWATDVQTNQTDQSDWSGWQPVDENRILTQTRQAPFTWGKVAVRWAEALVQYGNWRELELDPPTELAGSPGREQETTTGGDQPVSGAELAIAALPIVLFLHDNPLRLQQVLSQIARQWRIDPTEIEAVWIVSQALISILKEPMTPFNLLPKLVDQIRQHGKPQDFQSGFVSALEQVQTFLQSGASLRTATLQFQTARPASASVYSTTTGALCLALYCFLSTPDDFRLALLRAGRTGVSPQIVCGLTGALAGAYSSIAGLPLVWRLVKTEASTMLNWGVTGDQIKQLATQLFWVWSGVYGLDASSGAGIPAIAAPGVIRLR
- a CDS encoding peptidoglycan-binding domain-containing protein, whose amino-acid sequence is MSGYFKPGYLKLSVRSLRQGAAISFTVVMLASTTGFAQESGFPIPGQTSAVPTTGTVNRPILRSGSKGNEVSELQAALKLLGFYSGGVDGVYGQTTVDAVFSFQQAAGLDADGIVGPATWGTLFPKSPPEVAPLSATQTASTLPAGTGATPPATRPSTSSPSSPAATAAVRQSGGTEGTATAQPTTELAFPVLRVGMRGPAVVGLQNRLRAIGVFKGGADGVFGPETQEAVRAAQRKFKLEVDGVVGPATWKELLQ
- a CDS encoding GAF domain-containing protein codes for the protein MTSKSRKSESGATLMQGDILNRMTNRIRRSLELQEILTATVAEVRSFLGTDRVKIYRFEPDGSGQVIAESIRDHRLPPLLNLRFPSGDIPPHAREMFIKARQRVIVDIPGQVATLSRLENPLTTADLTVEAVNQLALEEILQRPVDPCHVEYLKAMGVQSSLVVPILHHQELWGLLVSHHAQPKRFSKQKLQMVQWVADQVSIAIAQSILLHNARERARREALINQITTLLHAPLSMNAILQFVLEAVVGAVQGSSGRLYLLDLESSIPPQLCTCGRQPEVLADQTLLEETRFWQDLMNQEKSPSQWVQEPFTTWELPLKPEINQELSSLQGSYRFNPLAVSDIYQEPRLAEVLPAFHATPIRSLLVMPLKYGDDPLGYLTIFRDEVDTDILWAGRFDPDERNDRPRQSFEVWRELKRGQAQQWLPEELDLVRSLGTHLTMAVMQNRLYQCEREHRLLVEMRNQELNTARTAAEEASQLKSDFLSSTSHELRTPLASTLNYLKLLKEGFYDNPEELQEYIDVAYHSAENLVAIINDVLDIAKIEAGRMPVHLESVNLREMLREQEILFKPESQQKGIPLIIDCQVEQVQADAIKLRQVLTNLLANAFKFTDTGEIHVRAVQRSQDRYGHLPPVVEISVIDTGIGIDSNRGDLLFEPFVQADGSIKRRYGGTGLGLTVCKRLVELMGGKIWLESSGRGQGTTVTFTLSTAPDVVHGT